One window of Solwaraspora sp. WMMA2056 genomic DNA carries:
- a CDS encoding MFS transporter, translated as MARTATRCTALLLAVLITAVASVSWPVLGAGSAAQAAPIAPIAQLPAQDPTNLCPVEAWQADFRACLDRLEDVGSARAQCLKPPAPSAPDSGFGGWFATQPEQTEGAGGLYMNYGYAGYRFPTYDLDGGCASSVTNVDVSAFNGLANFEMMVATAIIGASNAIRERAWDPGTMYAWADPLVEQATTAIYEEVFTVFGLITLCVVGLYLIWRSRQSDMSNMITTAGWAVLIMVVVTAIAAWPVRSANLADGALTSTLGVVHEAVGPRAVEIPAEDCPEADAQRCADQRPPAVRASDTITSSMVYRNWLRGVLGSADSPTAQKYGFALYDAQAFTWAEIEAIRADPARRDAIIAAKNQQWMKVAEQIRTEDPEAYEHLQGIREMDRVGTGLIAIFAAVMFAMFDLAASLLVLLGFLLFRWVVVAAPILGTIGLLRPAGAGMRRLGNAVVAAIFNIAIFGTGAAVYLFAVDLIMSTPTLPGWLQVVLIWLCGMVGWLLLRPYRRITELGGRGGAGGGNSWHLRYFRETRETREPEQVVVRTKGSDRSTVVKQSTVRPEARLEDPAADKPRTDSTAAPVRERPDGRESAPEPSPERSTAPAARPRRTPTWTAPDVPAEQQQYAVYRPGSAPKSTEAPKPRIRTEAR; from the coding sequence GTGGCGAGGACCGCGACCCGGTGCACCGCACTACTGCTCGCCGTCCTGATCACCGCCGTGGCGAGCGTCTCCTGGCCGGTCCTGGGTGCCGGATCCGCCGCACAGGCCGCCCCGATCGCCCCGATCGCCCAACTGCCGGCCCAGGATCCGACGAACCTGTGCCCGGTGGAGGCGTGGCAGGCCGACTTCCGGGCCTGCCTCGACCGGCTGGAGGACGTCGGTTCCGCCCGCGCCCAGTGTCTGAAGCCACCGGCCCCGAGCGCTCCCGACTCCGGCTTCGGCGGCTGGTTCGCCACCCAGCCGGAGCAGACCGAGGGCGCGGGCGGGCTGTACATGAACTACGGATACGCCGGCTACCGGTTCCCCACCTACGACCTCGACGGCGGCTGCGCCTCCAGCGTGACCAACGTCGACGTCAGCGCGTTCAACGGCCTCGCCAACTTCGAGATGATGGTGGCCACGGCGATCATCGGCGCCTCGAACGCGATCCGCGAACGCGCCTGGGATCCGGGCACCATGTACGCCTGGGCCGACCCTCTGGTGGAGCAGGCCACCACCGCCATCTACGAGGAGGTCTTCACCGTCTTCGGCCTGATCACGCTCTGCGTGGTCGGCCTCTACCTGATCTGGCGGTCCCGGCAGTCCGACATGAGCAACATGATCACCACTGCTGGCTGGGCGGTCCTGATCATGGTGGTGGTGACGGCGATCGCCGCCTGGCCGGTGCGCTCGGCCAACCTCGCCGACGGCGCCCTGACCAGCACGCTCGGCGTCGTGCACGAAGCGGTCGGCCCCCGCGCCGTCGAGATTCCGGCCGAGGACTGCCCGGAGGCAGACGCGCAGCGCTGCGCCGACCAGCGCCCGCCGGCCGTGCGGGCCAGCGACACCATCACCTCGTCAATGGTCTACCGCAACTGGCTGCGGGGGGTGCTCGGGTCGGCGGACAGCCCGACGGCCCAGAAGTACGGCTTCGCGCTGTACGACGCCCAGGCCTTCACCTGGGCCGAGATCGAGGCGATCCGGGCCGACCCGGCGCGACGCGACGCCATCATCGCGGCCAAGAACCAGCAGTGGATGAAGGTGGCCGAGCAGATCCGGACCGAGGATCCGGAGGCGTACGAGCACCTGCAGGGCATCCGCGAGATGGACCGGGTCGGTACCGGCCTGATCGCGATCTTCGCTGCGGTCATGTTCGCCATGTTCGACCTGGCGGCGTCGCTGCTCGTGCTGCTGGGCTTCCTGCTCTTCCGCTGGGTGGTGGTCGCGGCGCCGATCCTCGGCACCATCGGGCTGCTGCGCCCGGCCGGGGCCGGGATGCGCCGGCTCGGCAACGCGGTCGTCGCCGCGATCTTCAACATCGCGATCTTCGGTACCGGCGCGGCCGTGTACCTCTTCGCCGTCGATCTGATCATGAGTACGCCGACCCTGCCGGGCTGGCTGCAGGTGGTGCTGATCTGGCTCTGCGGCATGGTCGGCTGGCTGTTGCTGCGCCCGTACCGGCGGATCACCGAACTGGGCGGTCGCGGCGGCGCCGGTGGCGGCAACTCCTGGCACCTGCGCTACTTCCGGGAGACCCGGGAGACCCGCGAGCCGGAACAGGTCGTGGTCCGTACCAAGGGCAGTGACCGTAGCACGGTGGTCAAGCAGTCCACCGTACGACCGGAGGCCCGCCTGGAGGATCCGGCCGCCGACAAGCCACGCACCGACAGCACCGCCGCCCCGGTGCGGGAACGCCCGGACGGTCGCGAATCGGCCCCGGAACCGTCGCCGGAGCGCTCGACGGCCCCGGCGGCCAGACCGCGCCGCACTCCGACCTGGACGGCTCCCGACGTGCCGGCCGAGCAGCAGCAGTACGCCGTCTACCGGCCGGGCAGCGCGCCGAAGAGCACCGAGGCGCCGAAGCCACGGATCCGTACCGAGGCGCGGTGA
- a CDS encoding M23 family metallopeptidase, whose product MSDAEPSLRSRAGRHVALTVALTATMVLLCCTGGIGAVLFSEDADQSTLFSTFGCGREGPVDPDRAPRIGPYGPDQIANAVVIINVGAEMSVPPRGWVIAVATAMQESALRNLGNLGSRNDHDSLGLFQQRPSQGWGTPEQLQDPAYSSGKFYDKLLTIDGWETMALTVAAQRVQVSAFPDAYAKHEPLATRIVNVLTDGAARAVSGPDGLRCAADGEIAASGWTRPVPGNVGSGFRTNARPGHNGVDIAQPKGVLIRAAAAGRVIVSRCDPDQYGRLNCDVDGSTDTGGCGWFVDILHADQVITRYCHMVQRPDVATGDLVDAGQVIGKVGSSGNSSGPHLHFEVHIDGDRSRRGAVDPVPFMRERGAPLGESG is encoded by the coding sequence ATGAGCGACGCCGAACCCAGTCTCCGGTCGCGGGCCGGCCGGCACGTCGCCCTCACCGTGGCGCTGACCGCGACGATGGTGCTGCTCTGCTGCACCGGCGGGATCGGCGCCGTGCTGTTCAGCGAGGACGCCGACCAGTCGACCCTGTTCAGCACGTTCGGCTGCGGCCGGGAGGGGCCGGTCGACCCCGACCGTGCGCCCCGGATCGGGCCGTACGGGCCGGACCAGATCGCCAACGCGGTGGTGATCATCAACGTCGGTGCCGAAATGTCGGTCCCGCCGCGCGGCTGGGTGATCGCGGTCGCCACCGCCATGCAGGAGTCCGCCCTGCGCAACCTGGGGAATCTGGGGTCCCGCAACGATCACGACTCGCTCGGGCTGTTCCAGCAGCGGCCGAGTCAGGGCTGGGGCACCCCCGAGCAGTTGCAGGACCCGGCGTACTCGTCCGGGAAGTTCTACGACAAGCTGCTCACCATCGACGGCTGGGAGACGATGGCGTTGACCGTCGCCGCGCAGCGCGTACAGGTCAGCGCCTTCCCGGACGCCTACGCCAAGCACGAACCCCTCGCCACCCGGATCGTCAACGTCCTCACCGACGGCGCGGCCCGCGCGGTGAGCGGGCCCGACGGGCTCCGCTGCGCCGCCGACGGGGAGATCGCCGCCTCGGGGTGGACCAGGCCGGTGCCGGGCAACGTCGGCTCCGGGTTCCGCACCAATGCCCGGCCGGGACACAACGGGGTGGACATCGCCCAGCCCAAGGGGGTGCTGATCCGGGCCGCGGCGGCAGGCCGGGTGATCGTCTCGCGGTGCGACCCGGACCAGTACGGCCGCCTCAACTGCGACGTCGACGGCTCCACCGACACGGGCGGCTGCGGCTGGTTCGTGGACATCCTGCACGCCGACCAGGTGATCACGAGATACTGTCACATGGTGCAACGGCCGGACGTCGCCACCGGAGACCTGGTCGACGCCGGGCAGGTGATCGGCAAGGTCGGCTCCAGCGGCAACTCGTCCGGACCGCACCTGCACTTCGAGGTGCACATCGACGGCGACCGGAGCCGACGCGGCGCGGTCGACCCGGTGCCCTTCATGCGGGAGCGGGGCGCGCCACTGGGTGAGAGCGGCTGA
- a CDS encoding ATP-binding protein has protein sequence MSRSFPPGGPRPAGQPAGNGGNGKRSHDYRDPDVDEAAETELVTSPSHGAVAVFQTPSATRGPRAGRTAAGPAATPTSPHHPVPPPRASGVTDHGDIDSPFLDLFSGTTPTTQRHRPAIQPPNRPTAIEPPTRPAAIEPPARPAEIPPPAPPRATAPPARSGPTQTPPARSGPTGPPPDQIGTALTGPTTDHPDPATRRRSAAPPPRTAAEAAAPTELAAPAPHGPGTAPADRAGHPYPDARPAPTARTTPPDRPAPRTRTSPDQVAPGDVPGPPAAGRDTAGRPDPTVGPPAGRSGRDAPVAGPTADSTAARTADDTADPAAGAGVAPATTGGRRPRRRPKAETSRSDKPIKPVPVRPPKVKFTDRDPAAELAITEIAGHLTFTPNTVTAWYWLPEVRWAFRPDAEREVLLSAISEQYAGLAGFRLHLRRTTRPFPADEWARTIDGLTAHPLAAVDGAASWADHLVAAQRHLMSVNHAEGQTYLGITFARRSLGDSLSERVLRLFGRGVAESERRRLGRMVDQFDEVLGAFGMRGRRVTAGELEWLLYRSVALCMTPPTMLSPVRDGNWDRGDLLALTEQIERYRTPYGSTLKLVNRMSGEERHVAVLAVGRMEPLEIPERHEPWMHFHERLPWPMEISSRIDLLGPTDSFRNLEHRLRMIRSQQLDYAEHGIDAPPELERLAKRALNIGDEMTTGLPVESARAHGWHRIAVGGRTREECLERARRLIQLYSREMRISLQHPKNQDWLAREFIPGEPVANTGYIRRMPVKLLAAALPQAASTVGDRRGDLIGRTAGTCRRPVFLDLHFPMEVRERSGLAVFVAEPGGGKSTLLGALGYLAARRGVQVTLLDPSGPLARLCAMPELRPYSRVLNLTGSEQGTLAPYSLIPTPIRAEFATGAAGDREYEIAVSNARAERRMLVQDICMMLVPPQVARESSTATLLRHAVRQVPAEETSTLDDVVACLNGIDEDGRELANLLLDTAEMPLALLFFGSPSPGLLGADAALTVITMAGLRLPDLKIEREYWSAEEALALPMLHTAHRLAVRRCYGGSMSSRKLVGLDEAHFMEGWRSGRSFLVRLARDSRKWNLAALVSSQNPKDILGLDVQNLVSTVFVGRIAEDEEIAAEALRLLRVPVDDGYEATLASLSSVDSSSAARLGFREFIMRDVDGRVQKVRVDVSYVDGLLDHLDTTPGTPQSAPAGLPSALSDLEV, from the coding sequence ATGAGTCGATCATTCCCGCCGGGCGGCCCCCGCCCGGCAGGTCAGCCGGCCGGCAACGGCGGTAACGGTAAGCGATCACACGACTACCGCGACCCCGACGTGGACGAGGCGGCCGAGACCGAGCTCGTCACCAGCCCTAGCCACGGCGCGGTCGCGGTCTTCCAGACCCCGTCGGCGACCCGCGGCCCCCGCGCCGGCCGTACCGCCGCCGGCCCGGCCGCCACGCCGACCTCGCCGCACCACCCGGTACCGCCCCCTCGGGCCTCCGGTGTCACCGACCACGGCGACATCGACTCGCCCTTCCTCGACCTGTTCTCCGGCACCACTCCCACCACCCAGCGGCACCGGCCGGCGATCCAGCCCCCGAACCGGCCCACCGCCATCGAACCGCCGACCCGGCCCGCCGCCATCGAGCCTCCCGCGCGCCCCGCCGAGATCCCACCGCCGGCCCCACCCCGCGCCACCGCACCGCCGGCCCGCTCCGGGCCCACCCAGACCCCGCCGGCCCGCTCCGGGCCCACCGGACCCCCGCCGGACCAGATCGGCACCGCGCTGACCGGCCCCACCACCGATCACCCCGATCCGGCGACCCGACGGCGCAGCGCGGCACCACCGCCCCGTACCGCAGCAGAGGCCGCCGCCCCGACGGAGCTGGCGGCCCCGGCACCGCACGGGCCCGGCACCGCCCCGGCGGACCGCGCGGGCCACCCGTACCCCGACGCACGCCCCGCACCGACGGCACGGACGACGCCGCCGGACCGCCCGGCACCACGGACCCGGACCTCGCCGGACCAGGTCGCGCCCGGCGACGTCCCCGGCCCGCCGGCGGCCGGCCGGGACACCGCCGGCCGGCCCGATCCCACCGTCGGCCCGCCCGCCGGCCGAAGCGGCCGGGACGCCCCCGTCGCCGGCCCGACGGCCGACAGCACCGCTGCCCGGACGGCCGACGACACCGCCGACCCCGCAGCCGGTGCCGGTGTCGCGCCGGCCACCACCGGTGGCAGACGACCACGGCGGCGACCCAAGGCCGAGACCTCCCGGTCCGACAAACCGATCAAGCCGGTCCCGGTACGCCCCCCGAAGGTCAAGTTCACCGACCGCGACCCCGCCGCCGAACTCGCGATCACCGAGATCGCCGGCCACCTGACCTTCACCCCGAACACCGTCACCGCCTGGTACTGGCTTCCGGAGGTGCGCTGGGCCTTCCGGCCCGACGCCGAACGGGAGGTGCTGCTGTCGGCGATCTCCGAGCAGTACGCCGGACTCGCCGGCTTCCGGCTGCACCTGCGCCGCACCACCCGACCGTTCCCCGCCGACGAATGGGCCCGGACCATCGACGGGCTCACCGCCCACCCGCTGGCCGCCGTCGACGGAGCCGCGTCCTGGGCCGACCACCTGGTCGCCGCCCAACGACACCTGATGTCGGTCAACCACGCCGAAGGCCAGACCTACCTGGGCATCACCTTCGCCCGGCGGTCGCTCGGCGACTCGCTGTCCGAACGGGTGCTGCGGTTGTTCGGCCGGGGCGTCGCCGAGAGCGAACGCCGCCGGCTCGGCCGGATGGTCGACCAGTTCGACGAGGTCCTCGGTGCCTTCGGGATGCGCGGCCGGCGGGTCACCGCCGGCGAACTCGAATGGCTGCTCTACCGGTCGGTCGCCCTGTGCATGACCCCACCGACGATGCTGTCGCCGGTGCGCGACGGCAACTGGGACCGTGGCGACCTGCTCGCCCTCACCGAACAGATCGAGCGCTACCGCACCCCGTACGGCTCGACGCTCAAGCTGGTCAACCGGATGTCCGGCGAGGAACGCCACGTCGCCGTGCTGGCCGTGGGCCGGATGGAACCGCTGGAGATCCCCGAACGGCACGAGCCGTGGATGCACTTCCACGAGCGGCTGCCCTGGCCGATGGAGATCTCCTCCCGGATCGACCTGCTCGGCCCCACCGACTCGTTCCGCAACCTGGAACACCGGCTCCGCATGATCCGGTCGCAGCAGCTCGACTACGCCGAACACGGCATCGACGCCCCGCCGGAGCTCGAGCGCCTGGCGAAACGGGCGCTCAACATCGGCGACGAGATGACCACCGGACTGCCCGTCGAGTCCGCCCGGGCACACGGCTGGCACCGCATCGCGGTCGGCGGCCGCACCCGGGAGGAGTGCCTGGAACGCGCCCGCCGGCTCATCCAGCTCTACTCCCGCGAGATGCGGATCTCGCTGCAGCACCCGAAGAACCAGGACTGGCTGGCCCGCGAGTTCATCCCCGGCGAACCGGTGGCCAACACCGGCTACATCCGACGGATGCCGGTGAAGCTGCTCGCCGCCGCGCTGCCGCAGGCGGCGTCCACCGTCGGCGACCGCCGTGGCGACCTGATCGGCCGGACCGCCGGCACCTGCCGCCGACCCGTCTTCCTCGACCTGCACTTTCCGATGGAGGTCCGGGAACGGTCCGGGCTCGCCGTCTTCGTCGCCGAACCCGGCGGTGGCAAGTCGACCCTGCTCGGTGCCCTCGGATACCTGGCCGCCCGCCGGGGCGTGCAGGTGACGCTGCTCGACCCGTCCGGGCCGCTCGCCCGGCTCTGCGCCATGCCGGAGCTGCGGCCGTACTCGCGGGTGCTCAACCTGACCGGCTCCGAACAGGGCACGTTGGCGCCGTACTCGCTGATCCCGACCCCGATCCGGGCGGAGTTCGCGACCGGCGCCGCCGGCGACCGCGAGTACGAGATCGCCGTCTCCAACGCCCGGGCCGAACGTCGGATGCTCGTCCAGGACATCTGCATGATGCTGGTGCCGCCGCAGGTGGCCCGGGAATCCTCGACCGCCACCCTGCTGCGGCACGCGGTCCGGCAGGTCCCCGCCGAGGAGACCTCGACCCTCGACGACGTCGTCGCCTGCCTCAACGGCATCGACGAGGACGGCCGGGAGCTGGCGAACCTGCTGCTGGACACCGCCGAGATGCCGTTGGCGCTGCTGTTCTTCGGCTCCCCGTCGCCCGGGCTGCTCGGCGCCGACGCCGCGCTGACCGTGATCACCATGGCCGGGCTGCGGCTGCCGGACCTGAAGATCGAACGCGAGTACTGGTCGGCGGAGGAGGCCCTGGCGCTGCCGATGCTGCACACCGCGCACCGGCTCGCCGTCCGGCGCTGCTACGGCGGCTCGATGTCGTCGCGCAAACTGGTCGGCCTCGACGAGGCGCACTTCATGGAGGGCTGGCGCTCCGGCCGGTCCTTCCTGGTCCGACTCGCCAGAGACTCCCGCAAGTGGAACCTCGCGGCGCTGGTCTCCTCACAGAACCCGAAGGACATCCTCGGCCTCGACGTGCAGAACCTGGTCTCCACCGTCTTCGTCGGACGCATCGCCGAGGACGAGGAGATCGCCGCCGAGGCGCTACGCCTGCTGCGGGTCCCGGTCGACGACGGTTACGAAGCGACCCTCGCCTCGTTGTCCAGCGTAGACAGCTCGTCGGCGGCCCGCCTCGGCTTCCGTGAGTTCATCATGCGCGACGTGGACGGCCGGGTGCAGAAGGTCCGGGTCGACGTGTCATACGTGGACGGCCTGCTCGACCATCTGGACACCACGCCCGGCACGCCGCAGTCGGCACCGGCAGGACTGCCATCAGCGCTCAGCGACCTGGAGGTGTGA